A genome region from Ferviditalea candida includes the following:
- the queA gene encoding tRNA preQ1(34) S-adenosylmethionine ribosyltransferase-isomerase QueA gives MDVNWFDFELPESLIAQSPLVERNRSRLMTLDKRTGEIGHYFFDDLIRFLQAGDTLVLNDTKVIPARLFGVKAQTGAKVEVLLLKNLGEDRWETLVKPGKRVKPGTRLLFGPQEEPVLTAEVESEAEMGERVLKFHYQGIFHEILDRLGQMPLPPYIKQQLEDKNRYQTVYAKHEGSAAAPTAGLHFTDEMLNRIAGMGISIAYLTLHVGLGTFRPVSVSNIEEHRMHAEYYSISRQTAEMLNDAAERGGRIIAVGTTSARTLETAGGQFGRGRIRECSGWTDIFIYPGYRMEMVDALLTNFHLPKSTLLMLISAFAGRENVLNAYREAVNSRYRFFSFGDAMFIY, from the coding sequence ATGGACGTAAATTGGTTTGATTTTGAACTTCCCGAATCATTGATCGCGCAATCCCCTCTTGTGGAGAGAAACCGGTCCCGCCTGATGACGCTGGATAAGCGCACCGGCGAGATCGGTCATTACTTTTTTGACGATTTGATCCGTTTTTTGCAAGCCGGCGATACTCTTGTGCTGAATGACACCAAGGTCATTCCGGCCCGATTGTTCGGCGTCAAAGCGCAAACCGGGGCGAAGGTTGAGGTGCTTCTGCTCAAAAACCTCGGAGAAGACCGGTGGGAAACGCTGGTCAAGCCGGGAAAAAGGGTGAAGCCCGGGACACGGCTGCTGTTCGGTCCTCAAGAAGAGCCGGTTTTGACCGCTGAGGTTGAATCGGAGGCGGAGATGGGAGAAAGAGTCCTGAAGTTTCACTATCAGGGCATTTTTCATGAAATCCTTGACAGGCTCGGCCAAATGCCGCTTCCGCCCTATATCAAGCAGCAGCTTGAGGATAAGAACCGCTACCAAACGGTATATGCCAAGCACGAGGGATCCGCTGCGGCGCCGACCGCTGGACTGCATTTTACGGATGAAATGTTGAACCGGATTGCCGGAATGGGGATCTCGATCGCTTATTTGACTCTCCATGTGGGCCTTGGGACTTTCCGTCCCGTGTCGGTGTCAAACATCGAGGAGCACCGAATGCATGCGGAGTATTATTCCATCTCCAGGCAAACTGCCGAAATGCTGAATGACGCGGCTGAACGGGGCGGGAGAATCATAGCGGTGGGTACGACTTCGGCACGGACCTTGGAAACGGCTGGGGGACAGTTCGGCAGGGGACGGATCCGGGAATGCAGCGGATGGACCGATATTTTCATTTATCCCGGTTACCGGATGGAAATGGTGGATGCCCTGCTGACCAACTTTCATCTGCCCAAATCGACCCTGTTGATGCTGATCAGCGCTTTTGCGGGAAGGGAGAACGTGTTGAACGCTTACCGGGAAGCGGTGAACAGCCGATACCGCT
- a CDS encoding SpoIID/LytB domain-containing protein produces MSLLHRSQPLIVSILVAACFLASLPFQADSSYAAIPKLDRIRVSLFIDKRGTVPSVTLSSPQSLQIGIRLPEGNRDLLSAGPNESVRISIDQYRVKLLETQSAASARNLYNKLEDSGFQPYLFKGSRKGAVVYQVYIGNFASSDEAGKAAATAAGIAGYASGTPVVAGPLHWIAGTFETEAQASARANGLSLLGIDAYPAYHQNSQGKAVYSVWIGEASTQAQLNEIKSSALKAAPDLQLVKPDTNAPYLLKREDASFSSSGTVMEHLFFNANGEKVWASSASPGIRVQERYRRNYRGGIEVSQYNGKLAVINELPFEQYLYSVVGSEMGSGWPLEALKAQAVVSRTYALTLGLKYKIANISDTTYDQAYFGMDKESADAITAVDKTKGEVVVNKDGLITPFYYSNSGGLTADASEVWGSPLSYIKSVPSPDQDIQDKKLSWYRIVLPDGKVGYIRSDFVKITGRTNPAGLPILESLDSGINVRSAPYVDNNSNGPIAQVNVGDSFVAIDKVPESNSFSWIRGPFTAEEIMASINANVSASSIPEPLLTLNVTKRGPSGRVMDMQANGQEIKVSRPDSYRTVMNGLPSTRFDVEETGRYTVLGAKGTKRSFPESKGGLYAVSGSSSVSSETGSDVSQLTGDNLLLMNENRQVRLATRQPEFRFVGLGYGHGLGMSQWGARALAELQYDYKYILQYYYKDISIVKE; encoded by the coding sequence ATGTCACTTTTGCATCGTTCTCAACCGCTCATCGTCTCTATTCTTGTTGCGGCATGCTTCTTGGCAAGTCTCCCTTTTCAAGCAGATTCCTCGTATGCGGCCATTCCCAAGCTCGATCGGATCAGGGTCAGCCTTTTCATCGACAAGCGCGGTACAGTGCCTTCGGTCACGCTGTCTTCCCCCCAGTCCCTGCAAATCGGAATTCGCCTTCCCGAAGGAAACCGCGACCTGCTTTCAGCCGGGCCGAACGAATCGGTTCGCATCAGCATCGACCAGTACAGGGTGAAGCTGCTGGAAACACAAAGCGCCGCCTCGGCAAGAAACCTGTATAACAAGCTGGAGGATTCCGGCTTTCAACCTTACTTGTTTAAAGGCTCAAGAAAAGGGGCCGTGGTATATCAAGTCTATATCGGCAATTTTGCAAGCTCCGATGAAGCGGGCAAAGCCGCTGCGACAGCAGCAGGGATCGCCGGGTATGCATCTGGTACTCCCGTGGTCGCCGGTCCTCTCCATTGGATCGCGGGTACCTTTGAAACGGAGGCGCAAGCGAGCGCCAGGGCAAACGGGCTGTCGCTTCTAGGGATTGACGCCTATCCGGCTTATCACCAGAATTCTCAAGGGAAGGCCGTTTATTCGGTTTGGATCGGGGAAGCATCGACCCAAGCGCAGTTAAACGAAATCAAAAGCTCGGCCTTGAAGGCGGCCCCGGATTTGCAGTTGGTCAAACCGGATACGAATGCTCCTTACCTGCTGAAGCGGGAAGATGCTTCTTTTAGTTCCTCCGGGACCGTGATGGAGCATCTGTTTTTCAATGCCAACGGAGAGAAAGTGTGGGCTTCGTCCGCGTCGCCGGGAATTCGCGTACAGGAAAGATACCGCCGCAATTATCGAGGCGGCATTGAAGTGAGCCAGTATAACGGGAAGCTCGCAGTGATCAATGAACTTCCTTTTGAGCAGTATCTGTATTCCGTGGTCGGTTCGGAAATGGGCTCGGGCTGGCCTTTGGAGGCTTTGAAGGCGCAAGCGGTCGTGTCCAGAACATACGCATTGACGCTGGGCCTGAAATATAAAATCGCCAATATTTCCGATACCACGTATGATCAGGCCTATTTCGGGATGGATAAGGAATCCGCCGATGCCATTACCGCCGTAGACAAGACTAAAGGCGAAGTGGTCGTCAACAAGGACGGGCTTATCACGCCCTTCTATTATTCCAACAGCGGAGGCTTGACCGCAGACGCGTCCGAGGTCTGGGGTTCGCCATTGTCGTATATCAAAAGTGTGCCCAGTCCGGATCAAGACATACAGGACAAGAAGCTTTCTTGGTATCGGATTGTTCTGCCGGACGGAAAAGTCGGCTATATCCGTTCAGACTTTGTGAAAATCACCGGACGAACGAATCCGGCAGGATTGCCGATCTTAGAATCGCTGGATTCGGGAATCAATGTGCGTTCCGCCCCATACGTGGACAACAATTCGAACGGTCCCATCGCGCAGGTTAATGTCGGCGACAGCTTCGTCGCTATCGACAAGGTTCCGGAATCCAACTCTTTCAGTTGGATCAGAGGCCCGTTTACGGCCGAGGAAATAATGGCTTCGATTAACGCCAACGTCTCCGCTTCGTCCATCCCGGAGCCGCTTCTAACGCTGAATGTGACGAAGCGGGGGCCCTCCGGACGGGTTATGGATATGCAGGCCAACGGACAGGAAATCAAAGTAAGCCGGCCGGATTCATACCGAACCGTGATGAACGGTTTGCCGAGCACACGCTTTGATGTCGAGGAAACGGGCAGGTATACTGTATTGGGAGCGAAAGGTACGAAGCGGAGTTTTCCCGAGTCCAAAGGTGGGCTTTATGCCGTAAGCGGAAGCTCCTCCGTCAGTTCGGAAACCGGATCGGACGTTTCGCAGCTGACCGGGGATAATCTGCTGCTCATGAACGAAAACCGGCAAGTCCGGCTGGCCACTCGGCAGCCCGAGTTCCGCTTTGTCGGATTGGGCTACGGACACGGTCTCGGAATGTCTCAATGGGGCGCCAGGGCGTTGGCTGAGCTGCAGTATGACTATAAATATATTTTGCAATACTATTATAAGGATATCAGCATCGTGAAGGAATGA
- a CDS encoding DCC1-like thiol-disulfide oxidoreductase family protein has translation MNRPRKLTLLYDAKCRLCTNTVEVLKGLRTGTELEMQPYQSADLRSLPPGLPLLELEAEIHVVDETGHVSKGADALMLVLVQAVRNARRGLPGGNLFGARRAGG, from the coding sequence TTGAACAGACCCCGAAAACTGACCCTGCTGTATGACGCGAAATGCAGGCTTTGTACGAATACGGTCGAAGTGCTTAAGGGTCTGCGTACCGGCACTGAGCTCGAGATGCAGCCTTATCAAAGCGCGGATCTCCGGAGTCTGCCGCCCGGTCTGCCGCTGTTGGAGCTGGAGGCGGAAATCCATGTGGTTGACGAGACGGGACATGTCAGCAAGGGAGCCGATGCTTTAATGCTTGTGCTGGTACAGGCTGTTCGGAACGCTCGACGTGGATTGCCCGGAGGGAACCTGTTCGGTGCACGCCGAGCGGGAGGATAA
- the ruvB gene encoding Holliday junction branch migration DNA helicase RuvB, with translation MDERIISANFMMEDQAEELSLRPRYLSEYIGQSQVKDNLKIYIEAAKMRKEALDHVLLYGPPGLGKTTLSIIIANELGVNIRTTSGPAIERPGDLAAILTNLQEGDVLFIDEIHRLHRTVEEVLYPAMEDFALDIIIGKGPSARSVRLDLPAFTLIGATTRAGLLSSPLRDRFGVMSRLEYYTVEELTFIVQRASEILGVKIVGDAAREIGMRSRGTPRIANRLLKRVRDYAQVKGDGIITTEIARSALSMIQVDDLGLDAIDHKMLKAIIHQFNGGPVGLDTIAASIGEESQTIEDVYEPYLLQIGFLQRTPRGRMLTRLAYGHLGMVYPQDKN, from the coding sequence ATGGATGAACGGATCATTTCCGCCAATTTCATGATGGAGGATCAGGCCGAGGAGCTCAGCCTCCGTCCTCGATATTTATCGGAATATATCGGTCAATCGCAGGTGAAGGATAACCTGAAGATCTATATTGAAGCTGCAAAAATGCGCAAGGAAGCGCTTGATCACGTTTTGCTGTACGGGCCTCCGGGGCTTGGCAAGACCACGCTCTCGATCATTATCGCCAATGAATTGGGCGTAAATATCCGGACGACATCGGGTCCGGCGATCGAACGCCCCGGCGATCTCGCGGCCATCCTGACGAATCTGCAGGAAGGCGATGTGCTTTTTATCGATGAAATCCATCGGCTTCATCGAACGGTTGAGGAAGTGCTCTATCCCGCAATGGAGGATTTTGCGCTGGATATCATTATCGGCAAGGGACCGAGCGCCCGGTCCGTCCGGCTTGACCTGCCGGCCTTTACCTTGATTGGCGCAACCACTCGTGCCGGACTGCTTTCGTCGCCCCTCAGAGACCGCTTCGGAGTCATGAGCCGGCTGGAATATTACACCGTGGAGGAGTTGACATTCATCGTCCAGCGGGCGTCGGAAATTCTAGGCGTCAAGATCGTCGGGGACGCCGCTCGCGAGATCGGCATGAGGTCGCGAGGCACTCCGCGCATCGCCAATCGATTGCTGAAAAGAGTAAGGGATTATGCCCAAGTCAAAGGCGACGGCATCATTACAACGGAAATCGCCCGCTCGGCGCTTTCCATGATTCAAGTGGATGATCTGGGTCTGGACGCCATCGACCATAAAATGCTGAAGGCAATTATTCATCAGTTCAACGGCGGTCCGGTCGGCCTGGATACGATTGCCGCATCGATCGGGGAAGAAAGTCAGACGATTGAGGATGTGTATGAGCCGTATTTGCTGCAGATCGGCTTCCTTCAGCGCACCCCGCGCGGCAGGATGCTTACGCGGCTCGCGTACGGCCATTTGGGGATGGTTTATCCCCAAGATAAGAACTGA
- the ruvA gene encoding Holliday junction branch migration protein RuvA, which produces MIEFLRGKIAYRESDYLVLDVAGIGYRVFCPNPYAFQENEDKNLTVFTHHHVREDAILLFGFPNREQQSLFRKLLEVSGIGPRVALGILSAGSPDRVIASIRQEDVAYLTKLPGIGRKTAQRIILDLKDKLGKEKIAAGIESPVSGGGSAAAGEWPGAWSEAKEGLLALGYSEAETDRVWQSIRAAADETDTAETLLKKALKALFQG; this is translated from the coding sequence ATGATCGAATTTTTGCGGGGGAAGATCGCTTACAGGGAATCGGACTATTTGGTGTTGGACGTCGCCGGAATAGGGTATAGGGTGTTTTGCCCGAATCCTTATGCTTTTCAGGAGAACGAAGATAAAAATCTCACCGTATTTACGCATCATCATGTGCGCGAGGACGCGATTTTGCTGTTTGGCTTCCCAAACCGGGAGCAACAATCGCTGTTCCGCAAATTGCTGGAGGTCAGCGGCATCGGTCCGCGTGTGGCTTTGGGAATCTTGTCGGCAGGATCGCCCGATCGGGTGATAGCTTCCATTCGGCAGGAGGATGTGGCGTACCTGACGAAGCTTCCGGGCATCGGCAGGAAAACGGCGCAGCGTATTATCCTTGACCTCAAGGACAAACTGGGCAAGGAGAAGATTGCGGCGGGCATCGAATCGCCGGTTTCCGGCGGCGGCTCCGCGGCTGCCGGCGAATGGCCGGGCGCTTGGTCCGAGGCCAAAGAAGGCCTGCTTGCCCTTGGCTATTCGGAAGCCGAAACGGACCGCGTATGGCAGTCGATTCGTGCTGCGGCTGATGAAACGGATACGGCCGAGACGCTGTTGAAAAAAGCGCTCAAAGCGCTGTTTCAGGGATAA
- the ruvC gene encoding crossover junction endodeoxyribonuclease RuvC, producing the protein MRILGIDPGIAIVGFGFVDKKGSRLVPVQYGSIQTEAHTDPGLRLKEIYDAMQMLIGKYKPDAVAVEKLFFNRNVTTAFSVGQARGVILLAAVQRGLQIGEYTPLQVKQSVVGYGKAEKHQVQEMVRMFLHLSIVPKPDDVADALAVAICHAHSSALNDKINEVSKR; encoded by the coding sequence TTGCGCATACTTGGAATCGACCCGGGAATTGCCATTGTCGGATTCGGCTTTGTCGATAAAAAAGGAAGCAGGCTTGTGCCGGTGCAATACGGAAGCATCCAGACCGAAGCGCATACCGATCCGGGCTTGCGCCTGAAGGAAATTTACGATGCGATGCAGATGCTGATCGGCAAATATAAGCCCGATGCCGTTGCGGTCGAAAAGCTGTTTTTCAACCGCAATGTGACCACTGCCTTCAGCGTGGGTCAGGCCAGGGGCGTCATTTTGCTTGCCGCGGTCCAGCGCGGGCTGCAAATCGGTGAATATACCCCCCTGCAGGTAAAGCAGTCGGTGGTCGGTTACGGCAAAGCCGAAAAGCATCAAGTCCAGGAAATGGTCCGCATGTTTCTGCATTTGTCGATCGTGCCCAAGCCCGATGATGTGGCGGATGCATTGGCTGTGGCGATTTGTCATGCCCATTCGTCCGCATTGAACGATAAAATCAATGAGGTGTCCAAAAGATGA
- a CDS encoding rhodanese-like domain-containing protein, with protein MFLRYFYNEKLAHASYMFGCQAVGEAIVVDPSRDVEPYLKVAKAEGLKIVGTLETHLHADFVSGAREMADRVNSTLYISGEGGEGWRHEYVGDLNHRFLKDGETFKIGNLTIQAMHTPGHTPDSMSFILTDGAAADRPIGIFTGDFVFVGDVGRPDLGDRAVGLVGTADMLARLQYKSLQRFKELPDYLQVWPAHGAGSACGKALGAIPSSTVGYERLFNPALSYTDEDAFVEFLLDGQPEPPKYFSRMNPTNKKGPALMKDVRKPEANLSYQALLDAKAENGAMLVDTRSADQFSKGHIPGTINIPLNKSFTNWAGWLVDYERPLYLLIGQGRVDEAALDLYSIGIDNYAGYAELAALQQYEENGGALQTYQTTRPSEIAEKVLNGEVHVVDVRNDSERKEGYIPSSQHIMLGYLSDRYMEIPTDKPILVQCRSGARSAIAASILQAKGITNVINLLGGYDEWSKQGLPKEVMTAVV; from the coding sequence ATGTTTTTACGTTATTTTTACAATGAAAAATTGGCGCATGCTTCGTACATGTTCGGCTGCCAAGCGGTCGGCGAAGCCATTGTCGTTGATCCCAGCCGGGACGTTGAGCCTTATCTGAAGGTCGCAAAAGCGGAAGGGTTGAAAATCGTCGGAACACTGGAAACCCATCTCCATGCCGATTTTGTTTCGGGAGCACGCGAAATGGCGGACAGAGTGAACTCGACATTATATATTTCCGGCGAAGGCGGCGAAGGATGGAGGCATGAATATGTCGGTGATTTAAACCACAGATTCCTGAAAGACGGGGAAACTTTCAAAATAGGCAACCTGACCATTCAAGCCATGCATACGCCCGGTCACACGCCGGATTCGATGTCCTTCATCCTGACCGACGGTGCGGCGGCCGATCGTCCGATCGGCATTTTCACAGGCGACTTTGTGTTTGTCGGCGACGTCGGCAGACCGGATTTGGGGGATAGAGCGGTCGGACTCGTCGGTACGGCTGACATGCTGGCCCGGCTTCAGTACAAATCGCTGCAGCGCTTCAAGGAATTGCCGGATTATCTCCAAGTGTGGCCCGCACACGGGGCTGGAAGCGCCTGCGGCAAGGCATTGGGCGCCATTCCTTCCAGTACGGTCGGCTACGAAAGGCTGTTTAACCCGGCGCTGTCCTATACGGATGAAGATGCTTTTGTCGAGTTTTTGTTAGACGGGCAGCCGGAGCCGCCCAAATATTTCTCCCGAATGAACCCGACAAATAAAAAGGGCCCTGCCTTGATGAAGGATGTCAGAAAGCCGGAAGCTAATCTTTCCTATCAGGCACTGCTCGATGCAAAAGCCGAGAACGGAGCCATGCTGGTCGACACCCGAAGCGCCGATCAATTTTCGAAGGGGCATATACCGGGAACGATCAATATTCCATTAAACAAATCGTTCACCAATTGGGCCGGCTGGCTCGTCGATTATGAACGTCCGCTGTACCTGCTGATCGGGCAGGGCCGCGTCGACGAAGCCGCGCTTGATCTGTATTCCATCGGAATCGATAATTACGCGGGTTATGCGGAACTGGCCGCTCTTCAGCAATATGAAGAAAACGGCGGGGCATTGCAAACCTACCAGACGACCAGACCTTCAGAAATCGCTGAAAAAGTGCTCAACGGCGAAGTCCATGTCGTCGATGTCCGCAATGATTCCGAACGCAAGGAAGGGTATATCCCTTCGTCGCAGCACATCATGCTCGGCTACCTGTCGGATCGGTATATGGAAATCCCAACCGATAAGCCGATACTCGTGCAATGCCGCTCCGGAGCTCGGTCGGCTATTGCGGCAAGCATTCTACAGGCCAAAGGAATCACCAACGTCATCAATCTGCTCGGCGGCTATGATGAATGGTCCAAGCAAGGACTGCCGAAGGAAGTCATGACTGCCGTCGTCTAA
- a CDS encoding BofC C-terminal domain-containing protein, which produces MNYSNLLKRIKKRLRRKRRGLSLGFLAVLIGMSLTAGIVFRLPSTEHALSGSAGQQAVSAMTGSKYAPQRQERTPLDEIVKGMSAGSRKQVSLHTVYACGEQTERLGAWSAGQIGDAYAKNPDWNVESSTGNLLTFSRKIDDLSPECKRNAYFGVDQNGNLSLFNGLPANDQVIRTFFQLNIKRLKSSLPHETVRQLYDGIRVTDLAEYNSVLSTFSDFAVEETKKVMTPSF; this is translated from the coding sequence GTGAATTATTCCAATCTGCTCAAAAGAATCAAGAAGCGCCTTCGTCGAAAACGCCGCGGGTTATCGCTCGGATTTCTAGCCGTGTTGATCGGAATGTCCTTGACTGCCGGCATCGTTTTTCGGCTCCCGTCAACGGAACATGCTTTGTCCGGTTCAGCAGGGCAGCAGGCTGTAAGCGCGATGACTGGTTCCAAATACGCCCCGCAGCGGCAGGAGAGAACACCCCTTGATGAAATTGTAAAGGGAATGTCTGCGGGAAGCCGAAAGCAAGTCAGTCTTCATACCGTATACGCCTGCGGCGAACAAACCGAACGGCTGGGTGCATGGTCCGCCGGGCAAATCGGTGACGCTTATGCCAAAAATCCGGATTGGAACGTGGAAAGCAGCACAGGAAACCTGCTGACATTTTCCCGCAAAATCGATGACCTTTCGCCGGAATGCAAACGCAACGCTTACTTTGGCGTGGATCAAAACGGGAATTTGTCGCTGTTCAACGGACTTCCTGCGAACGATCAAGTGATTCGGACCTTTTTTCAGTTAAATATCAAGCGGTTGAAAAGCAGTTTGCCTCATGAAACGGTCAGACAGCTTTACGATGGCATTCGGGTTACGGATTTGGCCGAATATAACAGCGTTCTTTCCACATTCAGCGACTTTGCCGTAGAGGAAACGAAAAAGGTAATGACCCCTTCATTCTAA
- a CDS encoding LysM peptidoglycan-binding domain-containing protein, which translates to MKIHIVKKGDTLYKLSQKYHVDLQKLIEANPQIANPDVIDVGMKVKIPANAQPVKLPENMIAYKHVVKQGDSLWKLSKEWGVSLHTLIQANPQLKNPNVLLTGEVVYIPKIGAGAPLNQSLNEAPTAVQSNPGNNQPVNPVAEENVFEVNVELNKISIENPPETSYKVLKENLDPVGMGNPFMQAPVENAKKVEDLFAQYKVPATEVSGNMMNQEMPYLSAADSTNMNSPISLESSGLWSNSHTNVSATPPYMHDAYPYGCGQMGAYANLSMTQPYSPFADPYPGASNPVNAYTSAYSAPYGMPYRFLFNAPLNTSFGNAGFGSPYSFPMALGYSDPFATPYSPVGAVHRAIDGLANTGVTSGGVAQQTDGGEANIKQVEKKSTGTSKNGARKRQAARGHQRRAKLEKKPENLPWLNK; encoded by the coding sequence TACAAGTTGTCGCAAAAATATCATGTCGATCTGCAGAAGCTGATTGAAGCCAATCCCCAGATTGCCAACCCGGATGTCATCGATGTCGGAATGAAGGTGAAAATTCCCGCTAACGCCCAGCCGGTGAAGCTCCCGGAAAACATGATCGCATACAAACATGTCGTGAAGCAGGGAGATTCGCTTTGGAAATTGTCCAAAGAATGGGGAGTTTCGCTGCATACGCTGATTCAGGCGAATCCGCAGCTGAAAAATCCGAATGTGCTGCTGACGGGTGAGGTGGTCTACATTCCCAAAATCGGGGCGGGCGCACCTCTCAATCAATCGCTGAATGAAGCGCCGACAGCCGTGCAGAGCAATCCCGGAAACAATCAGCCTGTCAACCCTGTGGCGGAAGAAAACGTTTTTGAAGTGAACGTGGAGTTGAACAAGATTTCCATTGAAAATCCGCCGGAAACGAGTTATAAGGTCTTGAAGGAGAACCTGGATCCTGTCGGGATGGGAAATCCGTTCATGCAAGCACCTGTCGAAAATGCCAAAAAAGTCGAGGATTTATTCGCCCAATATAAAGTTCCGGCCACAGAGGTGTCGGGGAATATGATGAATCAAGAGATGCCCTATCTGTCCGCAGCCGATTCGACAAATATGAATTCGCCGATTTCTCTTGAATCCAGCGGACTATGGTCCAATTCGCACACAAATGTTTCTGCGACGCCGCCTTATATGCATGATGCATATCCGTACGGATGCGGACAGATGGGTGCCTATGCGAATTTGTCGATGACGCAGCCGTACAGCCCATTCGCCGATCCTTATCCGGGCGCGTCAAATCCAGTTAATGCCTACACTTCCGCCTATTCCGCGCCGTACGGGATGCCGTACCGCTTTCTCTTCAACGCTCCGTTGAACACAAGTTTTGGAAATGCGGGATTCGGAAGTCCGTATTCCTTCCCCATGGCCCTTGGTTACTCCGATCCTTTCGCGACGCCGTACAGCCCTGTAGGAGCGGTTCACAGGGCCATTGACGGCTTGGCGAACACGGGTGTGACATCCGGGGGAGTTGCCCAACAAACGGACGGTGGAGAGGCGAATATCAAGCAGGTTGAAAAGAAATCAACCGGAACGTCAAAAAACGGGGCAAGAAAGCGTCAGGCTGCTCGCGGTCATCAGCGCAGAGCCAAACTGGAAAAAAAGCCGGAAAATCTTCCCTGGCTCAACAAATAG